In Maridesulfovibrio sp., the following proteins share a genomic window:
- a CDS encoding shikimate kinase: MAKEYIEMTDIEYVVDEQEKKNVYVPGMAKDMLIGGRDSGNVFIFCLNDELRKSIAAKVAEKLGRKYVVVTRKDGNPVLEELAVGDNQIVSLPRGAAKSEKIRKLLKDNGKVIFIMCDFMTLLASSDGSDDAREQISLMLNRFEPSFMEAAHHIVRSDQSEDEILQDVLDKIAI; this comes from the coding sequence ATGGCTAAAGAATATATTGAGATGACAGATATTGAGTATGTTGTGGATGAGCAGGAAAAGAAAAATGTTTACGTACCGGGTATGGCTAAAGATATGCTTATCGGCGGCCGGGATTCCGGTAATGTATTTATTTTCTGCCTGAATGACGAACTGCGTAAATCAATAGCGGCAAAGGTAGCTGAAAAACTTGGCCGGAAATATGTGGTTGTCACCCGTAAGGATGGTAATCCGGTACTCGAAGAGCTTGCCGTTGGTGATAATCAGATTGTCAGCCTGCCGCGCGGGGCCGCCAAGTCCGAGAAAATACGCAAGTTGCTGAAGGATAACGGAAAGGTCATTTTTATCATGTGTGATTTCATGACCTTGCTGGCATCTTCCGACGGTTCCGATGATGCTCGTGAACAGATTTCTCTCATGCTGAACCGTTTTGAACCGAGTTTTATGGAGGCCGCGCATCATATTGTGCGCTCTGATCAAAGCGAAGATGAAATTTTGCAGGATGTTTTAGATAAGATTGCAATTTAA
- a CDS encoding methyltransferase domain-containing protein has product MGKNSELKKIVAEVGEGLIWRPLYDFEQTRLASGVGENIDGIDPEFKDLDFTGKSVCDLGCNMGHFSFYACDRGARDVVGYDVEPKVIAGAKKLAALYSVKHVDFKVCDFTKERPERTFDMGMLIDIIGKDGIRKGKLERMLRGLEQRAESEMLLTFRPEYYVNKHLGLKSEKFLEMYPQAEIKDGLFSVLDFAVKIFAEHWEMTYLSKPHPECKQYKRTVFFKRK; this is encoded by the coding sequence ATGGGCAAAAACTCTGAATTGAAAAAAATTGTTGCCGAAGTAGGCGAAGGCCTGATCTGGCGGCCTCTTTATGATTTTGAGCAGACACGTCTCGCCAGTGGTGTGGGGGAGAATATCGATGGTATTGACCCTGAGTTCAAGGATCTTGATTTTACAGGCAAGAGCGTTTGTGATCTGGGCTGCAATATGGGACATTTCTCTTTTTATGCCTGTGATCGAGGTGCGAGGGACGTTGTCGGCTATGATGTTGAACCTAAAGTGATTGCCGGGGCTAAGAAACTGGCAGCTCTTTACTCTGTTAAGCATGTCGACTTTAAGGTTTGTGATTTTACCAAGGAACGCCCTGAAAGAACTTTTGATATGGGCATGCTCATAGACATTATCGGAAAAGACGGAATCAGGAAGGGAAAACTTGAGCGTATGCTCCGGGGCCTTGAACAAAGGGCGGAGTCGGAAATGCTGCTTACCTTTCGTCCTGAATATTACGTTAACAAGCATCTTGGTCTTAAGTCGGAAAAGTTTTTGGAAATGTATCCGCAGGCAGAAATTAAAGACGGCTTATTCAGCGTACTTGATTTTGCGGTCAAAATTTTTGCTGAACACTGGGAGATGACCTACCTTTCCAAACCGCACCCAGAATGTAAACAGTACAAGCGCACTGTGTTTTTTAAGCGTAAGTAG
- the cbiQ gene encoding cobalt ECF transporter T component CbiQ — MRATPISRNQEILLQQISEPFAHGTSIIHSMHPGFRLACAFIFSIAGALLTNITAAGSVFVAGIIFTIAARLDLKHLLKRLLIVNFFILFLWFFLPFSKPGTPVINVGPFSATLEGIIYTAIITLKSNGIILAITALIATMPVQTLGSGMQALKIPDKLCRLLLFSWRYVHVMISEYTRMRRAAAMRAFKPRSNLLTYRTYAWLLGMLLVRSMDRAQRVWQAMICRGFNGTFHTLTSYRTGKRDLALLAVTIAWVAIFISFEFNLIEVSL, encoded by the coding sequence ATGCGTGCTACTCCAATAAGCCGAAATCAGGAGATTCTTTTGCAGCAGATAAGCGAACCATTTGCCCACGGCACCTCAATTATTCACTCTATGCATCCCGGATTCAGGTTAGCCTGCGCTTTTATTTTTTCTATAGCCGGAGCACTGCTGACAAACATCACTGCAGCCGGAAGTGTTTTTGTCGCCGGGATTATCTTTACCATTGCTGCCCGTCTGGATTTAAAACACCTGCTTAAGCGACTGCTTATCGTCAATTTTTTTATTCTCTTCCTCTGGTTTTTCCTTCCTTTTTCAAAACCGGGTACACCTGTAATCAATGTCGGACCATTCAGCGCCACACTTGAAGGGATAATTTACACTGCGATCATTACCCTGAAATCAAACGGCATAATTCTGGCCATAACCGCGCTGATAGCTACCATGCCGGTACAAACACTTGGTTCCGGCATGCAGGCGTTGAAAATACCGGATAAACTCTGCCGGCTGCTGCTTTTCAGCTGGCGCTATGTGCATGTAATGATCTCTGAATACACCAGAATGCGCCGTGCAGCCGCCATGCGTGCCTTCAAACCGCGCAGCAACCTGCTTACCTACCGCACATACGCATGGCTCCTCGGCATGCTGCTTGTACGCAGCATGGACCGTGCCCAGAGAGTCTGGCAGGCCATGATCTGCCGCGGATTCAACGGCACATTCCATACCCTGACCAGCTACAGAACAGGTAAACGCGATCTGGCGCTGCTGGCTGTCACCATCGCTTGGGTCGCAATTTTTATTTCCTTTGAATTCAACCTTATTGAGGTTTCACTGTGA
- a CDS encoding ABC transporter ATP-binding protein has product MLKNVDFELLKGQKIGLTGHNGSGKTTLLHIIMGLLKPQSGQIHYMGRELKTEDDFMELRKGVGLLFQQADDQLFCPTVLEDVAFGPLNLGKSPEEARKISEFTLCTLGLSGYGDRVSYRLSGGEKKLVSLATVLAMEPQALVLDEPTNDLDPTMRERLIKILNSLDIAMLVVSHDLDFLVRITDKEYSCSKGKIIHGASNFNDNHNYGKCEL; this is encoded by the coding sequence GTGCTCAAAAACGTAGATTTTGAACTGCTGAAAGGCCAGAAGATCGGCCTTACCGGACACAACGGCTCCGGCAAAACGACCTTACTGCATATCATCATGGGTCTGCTTAAGCCGCAAAGCGGTCAAATCCACTACATGGGCCGGGAACTGAAAACAGAAGATGATTTTATGGAATTGCGCAAAGGCGTTGGCCTGCTCTTTCAGCAGGCAGACGATCAGCTGTTCTGCCCCACGGTGCTGGAAGATGTCGCTTTCGGACCTCTCAATCTGGGAAAATCACCTGAAGAAGCCCGCAAAATCTCAGAATTCACTCTCTGCACGCTCGGACTCTCAGGGTACGGAGACCGGGTTTCCTATCGCCTCTCAGGGGGCGAGAAGAAACTGGTTTCACTGGCCACGGTACTGGCTATGGAACCGCAGGCTCTGGTGCTGGACGAGCCGACAAACGACCTTGACCCGACCATGCGTGAAAGATTGATCAAAATTCTCAACTCACTTGATATCGCAATGCTGGTGGTTTCACACGATCTTGATTTTCTGGTAAGGATTACCGACAAGGAATATTCCTGCAGCAAAGGAAAAATCATCCACGGGGCTTCAAATTTCAACGACAACCATAACTACGGCAAATGTGAACTTTAA
- a CDS encoding 3D domain-containing protein — translation MTSFRNLVLIIAAVFIVSGCLGEDKTITMKVASTAYTSQVSQTSEHPFLGAWGDELKPGIKSIAVSRDLIPKGLTHNTKVKIEGLQGEYLVKDKMNKRWTNKIDIYMGLDKEAAKEWGKREVTITFEKKSD, via the coding sequence ATGACCAGTTTTCGTAATCTCGTATTAATTATTGCCGCTGTTTTCATTGTTTCAGGCTGTCTCGGAGAAGACAAAACCATCACTATGAAAGTTGCGTCCACAGCTTACACCTCGCAGGTATCGCAAACATCAGAGCATCCCTTTTTAGGAGCATGGGGGGATGAGCTTAAGCCGGGAATTAAATCCATTGCCGTATCTCGAGACCTGATTCCCAAGGGCCTGACTCATAACACCAAGGTTAAAATTGAAGGGCTTCAGGGAGAGTATTTGGTCAAAGATAAAATGAACAAGCGCTGGACTAATAAAATCGACATTTACATGGGCCTCGATAAAGAAGCGGCTAAAGAGTGGGGCAAACGAGAAGTGACAATTACTTTCGAGAAAAAATCAGATTAA
- a CDS encoding restriction endonuclease: protein MSERKRNPHQSIRAYCLWCMGGSPQLVRECEDIDCSLYDLRGPKTEETQRTCIRAIRRHCLACTVGDRQAIRDCKEKECVLRRYRFGVHPKTMQKRRKRQIEKSHLMLPGL from the coding sequence TTGAGCGAACGGAAAAGAAATCCTCATCAGTCAATACGAGCCTACTGCCTGTGGTGCATGGGTGGCAGCCCCCAACTTGTCAGGGAATGTGAGGACATTGATTGCTCTCTTTATGATTTGCGGGGCCCCAAGACAGAAGAGACACAACGGACCTGCATCCGCGCTATCCGAAGGCACTGCCTAGCCTGCACAGTCGGCGACCGACAAGCTATCCGCGATTGCAAAGAAAAAGAATGCGTGCTGCGCCGCTACCGCTTCGGTGTGCACCCCAAGACTATGCAGAAACGCCGCAAACGCCAGATTGAAAAAAGCCATTTGATGCTGCCCGGTCTTTAA
- a CDS encoding Tex family protein has protein sequence MNSKNISRISSELGIPSKNVKAVVDLLDEGATIPFISRYRKEATGSLDEVAVAAVNDLFDKLKELDKRRETVLKSIEEQGKLDDALRNKIDAAENMRQLEDLYLPYKPKRKTKGQAAIEKGLEPLAYKIFAQKCDPVKEAEAFVSAADGVDSVDDALAGARDIIAEKIAENMVCREAVRSFFERKAMIESKPTKAAQAEENKDKASKFRDWFDWREPAKKAAGHRILALFRGERDKFLKVSIRPEEAEGLEVLHRKLVRSDSAASRQVEHAATDSYKRLLAPQMETELRSLLLEKAEAEAINIFAANLREILLAPPLGGKRVLALDPGFRTGAKLVCLDAQGTLLHNDTIYPVTSEGKKKEAARIVTALVDKYSIEAIAIGNGTAGRETELFVKELGLDPSIQVIMVNESGASVYSASEIAREEFPDYDITVRGAVSIGRRLMDPLAELVKIDPKSIGVGQYQHDVDQKGLAESLGRVVESCVNMVGVELNTASARLLQSVSGLGPVLAANVIKFRNENGPFGSRRELLKVPRLGPKAFEQCAGFLRIRGAKNPLDGTAVHPERYKAVAEIAKDLGADVAELIKSAELRSKIRLEDYVTDDLGLPTLKDIIKELEKPGRDPRKQFEAVEFDDSVKEVSDLCEGMILNGIVTNVTAFGAFVDIGVHQDGLVHISRLADDFVRDPATVVHPGQPLKVKVLEVDIQRKRISLSMRPSDL, from the coding sequence ATGAATTCCAAAAATATTTCCCGCATTTCATCCGAACTTGGTATCCCGTCTAAAAACGTGAAAGCAGTGGTTGATCTCCTTGATGAAGGAGCGACTATTCCTTTTATTTCCCGTTATCGTAAGGAAGCAACCGGAAGCCTTGATGAGGTCGCAGTTGCTGCGGTCAACGATCTTTTCGATAAATTGAAGGAGCTGGATAAGCGGCGCGAAACCGTGCTCAAGTCCATTGAGGAGCAGGGTAAGCTTGATGACGCCCTGCGTAATAAAATTGATGCTGCCGAGAACATGCGCCAGCTTGAAGATTTATACCTGCCGTATAAGCCCAAGCGCAAAACCAAGGGGCAGGCTGCAATAGAGAAGGGACTGGAGCCTCTGGCTTATAAAATTTTTGCTCAGAAATGCGATCCTGTTAAGGAAGCTGAAGCCTTTGTCTCTGCTGCAGATGGTGTTGATTCCGTGGATGATGCTCTGGCTGGTGCGCGGGATATTATCGCTGAAAAGATCGCTGAGAATATGGTCTGCCGGGAGGCGGTGCGTTCTTTTTTTGAACGCAAAGCCATGATTGAATCCAAGCCGACCAAAGCCGCTCAGGCAGAAGAGAACAAAGACAAGGCTTCTAAATTCCGGGACTGGTTTGATTGGCGGGAGCCGGCTAAAAAAGCAGCCGGACACCGCATCCTTGCCTTGTTTCGCGGTGAGCGTGATAAATTTTTAAAGGTTTCCATCCGCCCGGAAGAAGCGGAAGGTTTGGAGGTTCTGCACCGCAAACTGGTCCGCTCCGATTCTGCCGCATCCAGGCAGGTTGAGCATGCCGCCACAGATAGTTACAAGCGTTTACTGGCTCCACAGATGGAAACAGAATTACGCAGCCTTCTGCTGGAAAAGGCTGAAGCCGAGGCGATTAATATTTTTGCAGCCAACCTGCGGGAAATCCTGCTTGCTCCTCCATTGGGCGGCAAGCGGGTGCTGGCGCTTGACCCGGGTTTTAGAACAGGCGCTAAACTGGTCTGCCTTGATGCGCAGGGAACTCTGCTGCACAATGATACCATTTATCCTGTAACTTCCGAAGGCAAGAAGAAGGAAGCAGCGCGTATTGTCACTGCGTTGGTGGATAAATATTCCATCGAAGCAATAGCCATCGGTAACGGTACCGCCGGACGCGAAACAGAACTGTTTGTAAAAGAACTCGGGCTTGATCCGTCTATTCAGGTGATTATGGTCAATGAGTCCGGAGCGTCTGTTTATTCCGCCTCCGAAATTGCCCGCGAAGAGTTTCCGGATTATGATATTACTGTGCGCGGGGCGGTATCCATCGGGCGCAGGCTCATGGACCCTTTGGCCGAGCTGGTCAAGATTGATCCGAAATCCATAGGTGTCGGCCAATATCAGCACGATGTGGACCAGAAAGGTCTGGCAGAGAGCCTTGGACGTGTTGTCGAATCATGCGTGAACATGGTTGGGGTGGAGTTGAATACTGCCAGTGCAAGACTGTTGCAATCTGTCTCCGGTCTGGGGCCGGTGCTGGCAGCCAATGTAATTAAATTTCGTAATGAGAACGGTCCGTTCGGTTCACGGCGTGAATTGCTCAAGGTCCCCCGGCTAGGTCCCAAAGCTTTTGAGCAGTGCGCAGGTTTTTTACGTATCCGCGGGGCCAAGAATCCTCTGGACGGCACAGCCGTTCACCCGGAACGCTACAAAGCTGTAGCCGAAATCGCCAAAGATCTCGGCGCGGATGTGGCGGAGTTGATCAAATCCGCAGAGTTGCGGTCCAAGATCAGGCTTGAAGATTATGTTACCGATGATCTCGGGCTGCCGACCCTAAAAGATATAATCAAGGAACTGGAAAAGCCGGGGCGCGACCCGCGTAAGCAGTTCGAAGCCGTCGAATTTGATGATTCAGTGAAAGAAGTTTCTGATCTGTGTGAAGGCATGATCCTGAACGGGATTGTCACCAACGTTACTGCTTTCGGGGCTTTTGTGGATATCGGAGTGCATCAGGACGGTCTGGTTCATATCAGCCGTCTGGCTGATGATTTCGTGCGTGATCCCGCAACTGTCGTGCATCCCGGACAACCACTAAAAGTGAAAGTGCTCGAAGTGGATATCCAGCGCAAAAGAATATCTCTGAGTATGCGCCCTTCGGATTTGTGA
- a CDS encoding tetratricopeptide repeat protein, whose product MSDKKKAQKLSRRGFLFGGFRKKEDREQARSAAKPIAAKEVNLDTLAEANVAYENGRFEEAAEKYKDFIKTEPQNADARKRLGHCLYKIGKYIQAKVEFERAIRILGKDNFSYLYLGLLLCRAGAGKKAIPVWKLYFDPDNITLQREINLQLALIESDPEASFEDAANMVERVIEETAMKA is encoded by the coding sequence ATGTCCGATAAAAAAAAGGCCCAAAAACTTTCCCGAAGAGGATTCCTTTTCGGCGGCTTCAGAAAAAAAGAAGACCGTGAACAGGCCCGGAGTGCTGCGAAACCAATTGCAGCCAAAGAGGTCAATCTCGATACCTTAGCCGAGGCCAACGTTGCATACGAGAACGGGCGGTTTGAAGAAGCGGCCGAGAAATACAAAGATTTCATCAAGACTGAACCGCAGAACGCTGATGCCCGCAAAAGGCTCGGTCACTGCCTCTACAAGATTGGTAAATACATTCAGGCCAAAGTTGAATTTGAACGGGCAATCAGAATTTTAGGAAAGGATAACTTCTCCTACCTGTATTTGGGACTTCTACTCTGCCGAGCGGGAGCAGGCAAAAAAGCAATTCCGGTCTGGAAACTGTATTTTGACCCGGATAACATCACCCTGCAACGCGAAATCAATCTTCAGCTAGCCCTTATTGAATCTGATCCAGAGGCATCTTTTGAAGATGCTGCCAACATGGTCGAGCGGGTCATCGAAGAAACTGCCATGAAAGCTTAA